A region from the bacterium genome encodes:
- the rpmB gene encoding 50S ribosomal protein L28 gives MARRCAICGKGAQVGSQISHAHNVTKRRFNVNLQRLRIKVDGKTKKVLVCTSCLSAGKVVKA, from the coding sequence ATGGCAAGGCGATGCGCGATATGCGGCAAAGGAGCACAGGTTGGTTCACAGATCAGTCATGCTCACAATGTCACAAAGCGAAGGTTCAATGTCAATCTGCAGCGCTTGCGGATCAAGGTGGACGGCAAAACGAAAAAAGTCCTCGTCTGCACTTCTTGCTTGAGCGCGGGCAAGGTTGTTAAGGCATAG
- a CDS encoding YggS family pyridoxal phosphate-dependent enzyme, giving the protein MAITDNLKQLKAKINKAAARSGRDPGEITLVAVTKTFPAETILQAVQAGIRIIGENRVQEAKEKFTCIGDQVEWHLVGHLQTNKVKDALKIFSMIHSIDSIHLAQEIEKRAEKPVRCLIEVNTSKEDTKFGIEPGKLFEFYESVKNFKKIDIQGLMTIGPGWAITDPEASRPCFKLLRELRDELSQANDTQLSVLSMGMTSDYEVAIEEGSTMIRVGTAIFGQR; this is encoded by the coding sequence ATGGCGATAACCGATAATCTCAAACAGCTGAAGGCAAAGATCAATAAAGCGGCTGCACGTTCGGGCCGTGACCCCGGCGAGATAACACTGGTCGCCGTGACCAAGACCTTTCCCGCGGAAACGATACTCCAGGCGGTCCAGGCCGGCATCAGGATCATTGGTGAGAATCGCGTTCAGGAAGCAAAAGAAAAATTTACGTGTATCGGTGATCAAGTCGAATGGCATCTGGTCGGGCATTTACAGACAAATAAGGTTAAGGATGCATTGAAGATCTTCTCCATGATCCACAGCATTGATTCTATACATTTAGCGCAGGAGATCGAAAAGCGCGCTGAAAAGCCGGTACGGTGCCTGATCGAGGTCAACACGTCAAAGGAAGATACTAAGTTCGGGATTGAACCCGGTAAGTTATTTGAATTCTATGAATCAGTCAAAAATTTCAAAAAAATCGATATCCAGGGTTTAATGACCATCGGTCCGGGGTGGGCAATAACCGATCCGGAGGCGTCAAGGCCCTGTTTTAAACTGCTGCGCGAACTGCGCGACGAATTGAGTCAGGCGAACGACACTCAACTGTCCGTGCTGTCCATGGGCATGACCTCGGATTATGAAGTTGCGATCGAGGAGGGTTCCACCATGATCCGCGTGGGTACGGCGATTTTCGGCCAAAGATAA
- a CDS encoding M1 family aminopeptidase, which produces MLLFICLITQATWSPDFYETKTMCNHPAALNFFKDSTHSFDVLKYELDLTVLMNNRSLSGTNQIKCRSNVNNLTSVTLNRITIITDSVRVNGVNATYASVSETLHINLPTPYNINDSFTIYIRYHGSWSVTASQYGFIYYPRNYNATTRHAVGYTMSEPWDARRWMPCYDEPFDKAEQGCIIKITTPDSFYVAANGALTSLVTNPGNTRTFTYQENYPITTYLMHFGISRFARWSQWFHPAAGDSIEIRHFMWPEDSAQSRIAFQYVPTAMYLFDSMYVDYPFDRYGQDAVYPFAWGGMEHQEQTTIHRNWIVNSSENGMAHELSHQWGGDMVTCVDFRDIWLNEGFATYSDANYNWYRFGHANFISTMQSRATDYFTEDASNRRPLYNPPTNDIFSWGYSYCKASWVYHMLRYLNQPLYFAGINAYLDSFAYKCANTEDIERIFNQTYGTDLAWFFDEWVYGQGHPEYNAYWICNASGPNYLFKTNIYQVQTNAPPVFHMPVQILLHLTGKDTTVNIPVTASPQHAEFTVSQNVSSIVFDPDTWILCESSIYVGVEEVAVNTAVKGTIYLSSNPVTDQSIEYSVNGSGSLRLAVYDATGKLVRDLFNGYRPAGRYSARLGNLASGVYFLKLQTESSIVTRKIVIIK; this is translated from the coding sequence ATGCTTCTTTTTATTTGTTTGATCACGCAGGCAACCTGGAGCCCGGATTTTTACGAAACAAAAACCATGTGCAATCATCCGGCAGCTCTCAATTTTTTCAAAGATTCCACCCATTCCTTTGATGTGCTGAAGTATGAACTGGACCTGACCGTGCTTATGAATAACCGCAGTCTTTCAGGTACGAACCAGATAAAGTGCCGTAGCAATGTCAACAACCTGACTTCTGTCACGCTAAACCGCATTACCATTATAACGGACTCGGTAAGGGTTAACGGCGTCAACGCGACATACGCGTCGGTGAGTGAAACGCTGCACATAAACCTGCCCACGCCTTATAACATAAACGACTCGTTCACGATATATATCCGGTACCATGGCTCATGGTCGGTCACGGCAAGCCAGTACGGCTTTATTTATTACCCGCGAAACTACAACGCGACTACGCGGCATGCGGTCGGTTATACCATGAGCGAACCCTGGGACGCGCGGCGCTGGATGCCCTGCTACGATGAACCTTTTGACAAAGCAGAGCAGGGTTGCATCATAAAGATCACGACGCCGGATAGCTTCTACGTGGCGGCAAACGGTGCCTTGACGAGCCTGGTCACAAACCCGGGCAATACCCGGACCTTCACGTACCAGGAAAATTATCCGATCACCACCTATCTCATGCATTTCGGGATCTCGCGGTTCGCCCGCTGGTCACAATGGTTTCACCCGGCAGCCGGCGATTCGATCGAGATCAGGCATTTCATGTGGCCTGAAGATTCAGCGCAGTCTCGGATTGCTTTTCAATATGTGCCAACGGCGATGTATTTGTTCGATTCGATGTATGTTGATTACCCGTTTGACCGCTATGGCCAGGACGCGGTCTATCCATTTGCCTGGGGCGGGATGGAACACCAGGAACAGACCACGATCCACCGCAACTGGATCGTCAACAGCAGCGAGAACGGCATGGCTCATGAACTATCTCACCAGTGGGGCGGGGATATGGTTACATGTGTGGATTTCCGCGATATCTGGCTCAATGAAGGCTTTGCTACGTACAGCGACGCCAATTACAACTGGTACCGGTTTGGCCACGCGAATTTCATATCGACCATGCAAAGCCGAGCCACGGATTACTTCACTGAAGATGCATCAAACCGCAGGCCCCTGTACAACCCGCCGACCAATGATATCTTCAGCTGGGGATATTCATACTGCAAAGCGTCCTGGGTATACCATATGCTGCGATACTTGAATCAGCCCCTGTATTTTGCTGGCATCAATGCTTACCTTGATTCCTTTGCCTACAAATGCGCCAATACCGAGGACATCGAGCGCATCTTCAATCAGACCTACGGTACGGACCTGGCGTGGTTTTTCGACGAATGGGTGTACGGGCAGGGACATCCGGAATACAATGCTTACTGGATTTGCAATGCTTCGGGTCCTAATTACCTTTTCAAAACCAACATATACCAGGTTCAGACCAACGCGCCCCCGGTGTTTCACATGCCCGTGCAGATCCTCCTGCACCTGACCGGCAAGGACACGACCGTCAATATTCCGGTCACGGCCTCTCCCCAGCACGCCGAATTCACGGTTTCGCAGAATGTGTCTTCGATCGTTTTTGATCCGGACACCTGGATATTGTGTGAATCAAGTATTTATGTTGGGGTTGAAGAGGTTGCCGTGAATACTGCTGTTAAAGGCACTATCTACTTGAGCTCCAATCCGGTCACAGATCAATCCATAGAATATTCAGTGAACGGTTCAGGCAGTTTGCGGCTCGCGGTTTATGACGCAACCGGCAAGCTGGTGCGGGACCTGTTCAACGGCTACAGACCAGCGGGCAGGTATTCAGCTCGGCTGGGAAACCTGGCTTCAGGCGTGTATTTTCTGAAACTCCAAACCGAGTCTAGTATTGTGACCAGGAAGATAGTGATCATTAAGTAG
- a CDS encoding nucleoside kinase, with amino-acid sequence MDIDKQGIDDLNRLNYWRRYQSTLSFVLFMAVRKEFPKYRLRIEHSMSQGFYCYLDRPLKLKQVEKLKLRMRKIVWQNLPIRNFTIPVTQAVCLFKKQGSIDKIELLRDCPVKTLRVSKLAGLFDAFGMPPLDSTGKAMFFDIRLFSPGFVLLFPFWQDLNAMAPYIPQLKLARIFNEYGEWVNILGVADVADLNRAVEVSRGSEIIKVSEALHEKKIVYIADRITRGKRKIVLIAGPSSAGKTTFTKRLAIQLLVNELKPKIISVDDYFFPHCLTPRDEYGQLDFESIKAVDTALLNRHLEAVIQQHKVKMPRFNFIKGTRESGDTMFLPDNGVLLVEGIHCLNEELTYRIPKRVKFKIYISALTQLNIDDHNRISTTDTRTIRRLARDTHYRGYSAQRVLSHWGKVRRGEERNIYPFQEEADEMFNSALIYEPSVLKEFCVPILRQIGSHDPTYPEARRLLNYFSLFYHLPNRYVPSNSILREFIGGSSFVY; translated from the coding sequence ATGGATATTGATAAACAGGGCATTGATGACCTGAATCGGTTGAATTACTGGCGCCGCTACCAGTCCACGCTGTCGTTCGTGCTGTTCATGGCGGTAAGGAAGGAGTTTCCTAAATACCGTTTGCGGATCGAACATTCCATGAGCCAGGGATTTTACTGCTACCTTGATCGACCGCTTAAATTAAAGCAGGTCGAAAAGTTGAAACTGCGGATGCGCAAGATCGTCTGGCAGAACCTGCCCATACGGAATTTTACCATACCGGTAACGCAGGCTGTTTGTCTTTTCAAAAAGCAGGGTTCTATTGATAAGATCGAGCTGCTCCGTGATTGCCCGGTAAAGACACTGCGAGTGAGTAAACTGGCCGGTCTGTTTGATGCTTTTGGCATGCCGCCCCTGGATTCGACAGGAAAAGCGATGTTCTTTGACATCAGGCTGTTCAGTCCCGGTTTTGTCCTGCTTTTTCCGTTCTGGCAGGATCTAAACGCAATGGCACCTTATATCCCCCAGCTCAAATTGGCAAGAATATTCAACGAATACGGAGAATGGGTGAACATTCTGGGTGTTGCCGATGTGGCGGACCTCAATAGAGCGGTCGAAGTCAGCCGGGGTTCTGAGATCATCAAGGTCAGCGAGGCGCTGCACGAGAAAAAGATCGTCTATATCGCAGACCGCATTACCAGGGGAAAAAGAAAGATCGTGCTGATCGCCGGTCCCAGCAGCGCGGGCAAGACGACCTTCACTAAAAGGCTGGCGATCCAGCTTCTGGTGAACGAACTCAAGCCCAAGATCATTTCCGTTGACGATTATTTTTTCCCGCATTGCCTGACGCCGCGCGATGAGTATGGCCAGCTTGATTTCGAATCAATAAAAGCTGTGGACACAGCACTGCTCAACCGTCATCTGGAGGCGGTTATCCAGCAGCATAAAGTAAAAATGCCCCGGTTCAATTTTATCAAAGGCACGCGGGAATCCGGAGATACCATGTTCCTGCCGGATAACGGCGTGCTCCTGGTCGAGGGCATTCATTGCCTTAATGAGGAACTCACCTATCGTATACCCAAGCGGGTCAAATTTAAAATATACATCAGCGCCCTGACGCAGCTCAATATCGACGACCACAACCGGATCTCGACGACCGACACCAGGACGATCCGGCGCCTTGCCAGGGATACGCATTACCGTGGTTACTCTGCGCAGAGAGTGCTGAGCCACTGGGGAAAAGTTAGGCGCGGCGAAGAGAGGAACATCTATCCATTCCAGGAAGAGGCTGATGAGATGTTCAATTCTGCGCTTATTTATGAACCGTCAGTTCTGAAAGAATTTTGCGTGCCGATCCTCAGGCAGATCGGGTCACATGACCCGACATATCCTGAAGCGCGGCGGCTGCTGAATTATTTCTCATTGTTCTATCATCTTCCGAACCGGTATGTGCCATCAAATTCGATCCTGAGAGAATTCATCGGCGGTTCTTCGTTCGTGTATTAG
- a CDS encoding 3-isopropylmalate dehydratase large subunit — MGKTLAEKILSEKSGTDAVAGSIVIARVDVAAFQDGTGPLGVRQMLKMKIEKVKAPKAIFFLDHAAPSPRKELSNDHMLLREFCGRSGAILSEIGEGVIHQRLVESYAKPGDVVIGADSHSCTSGALGAFATGMGSTDVAIGMSMGRTWFKVPETFRIEVTGKFQSGVVSKDLILYLIGMIGADGATYKALEFGGSAIEAMSMESRFVLSNMAVEAGAKTGLVASDNTTKAYLKSRGRLNDWKPLAPDKDAKYERVIEIDASKLEPQVAYPHTVDNTKSIKDAQGIKVNQVFIGTCTNGRIEDLKVAAKIFKGKHVAPGVRLIIDPASRDVFIDAMKLGFLDVCVRAGAIVMGPGCGPCVGVHEGILGDGEVCLSTANRNFKGRMGNPEAFVYLSSPATAACSALTGVITDPRGFFAGKVRTKPAKKALSRGKSKIKTRKKKK; from the coding sequence ATGGGGAAAACCTTGGCTGAGAAGATCCTATCCGAGAAAAGCGGAACCGACGCGGTCGCGGGCAGCATTGTCATAGCAAGAGTGGATGTCGCTGCGTTCCAGGACGGGACTGGCCCTCTGGGTGTGCGCCAGATGCTAAAGATGAAGATCGAAAAAGTAAAGGCACCGAAAGCAATCTTTTTTCTTGATCATGCCGCTCCTTCACCACGAAAAGAATTATCCAATGACCATATGCTTTTGCGCGAGTTCTGTGGTCGTTCCGGCGCGATCCTCTCCGAGATCGGCGAGGGCGTGATCCACCAGCGGTTGGTCGAGTCCTACGCAAAACCAGGCGACGTGGTCATCGGCGCGGATTCGCACTCATGCACGTCAGGCGCGCTGGGCGCTTTTGCCACGGGAATGGGTTCGACCGATGTCGCGATCGGCATGTCGATGGGACGCACATGGTTCAAGGTCCCGGAAACCTTCCGGATCGAGGTTACGGGAAAATTCCAATCCGGTGTAGTGTCGAAGGACCTGATACTGTATCTTATCGGCATGATCGGCGCCGATGGTGCAACTTATAAAGCGCTCGAATTCGGGGGCAGCGCGATCGAAGCGATGTCCATGGAATCACGCTTTGTGCTTTCCAATATGGCGGTCGAAGCCGGAGCCAAGACCGGTCTTGTGGCATCGGACAACACGACCAAGGCGTACTTAAAGTCCAGGGGCAGGCTTAATGATTGGAAACCGCTTGCTCCAGACAAGGATGCGAAATACGAACGCGTTATCGAGATCGACGCGTCCAAACTGGAACCGCAGGTCGCTTATCCGCATACCGTGGACAATACCAAGTCTATCAAAGATGCGCAGGGGATTAAGGTCAACCAGGTTTTTATCGGAACATGCACCAATGGCCGGATCGAAGACCTGAAGGTCGCGGCAAAGATCTTCAAGGGAAAACACGTCGCTCCCGGCGTCAGACTGATCATTGACCCGGCATCCCGGGATGTGTTTATTGATGCTATGAAGCTCGGGTTTCTGGATGTCTGCGTACGCGCCGGCGCTATCGTGATGGGTCCTGGCTGCGGTCCCTGCGTGGGCGTGCACGAGGGTATTCTGGGAGACGGCGAAGTGTGTCTTTCCACGGCAAACCGCAATTTCAAGGGAAGAATGGGAAATCCGGAAGCGTTCGTATACCTTTCTTCGCCGGCTACGGCTGCGTGTTCGGCTTTGACCGGCGTGATAACAGACCCGCGGGGATTTTTCGCGGGGAAGGTCAGAACAAAGCCGGCAAAGAAAGCGCTGAGCCGGGGAAAGAGCAAGATCAAAACTAGAAAAAAGAAAAAATAA
- a CDS encoding citrate (Si)-synthase: MNSLKTKLAEKIPVWKEDVKNFVKQYGETKISDVTVSQIYGGMRGVKGLICETSSVPPDKGLIIRGIPIADLKDKLSEEIFYLLVTGELPDKEATENLKADLKKRADVPDYVWKMLEVLPKDSHPMAMFALAVLALEKESVYRKKYTEGMRKEEYWEATLDDCVNLMAKLPAIAAGIYRMRFNKGKRIASDPKKDWAADYAHMLGIKDAKGDFANLMRLYMVLHSDHESGNVSAHTCHCVASALSDAYYSISAGLDGLAGPLHGLANQECLAWVIEVKEKFGGVPSDEDLRQFAWDTLKSGQVIPGYGHAVLRITDPRYDAFHAFGAKACPDDPLYQIVAKVFKIVPNVLREQGKAKDPWPNVDAASGCLLYHFGLTEFEYYTVLFGVSRAMGMASQLIVSRAMGEAIERPKSVTTPEMKKLVGAS; this comes from the coding sequence ATGAACAGCCTGAAAACAAAATTAGCCGAGAAGATACCGGTCTGGAAAGAAGATGTAAAGAATTTCGTGAAACAGTACGGCGAAACCAAGATATCGGATGTCACGGTAAGCCAGATCTATGGCGGCATGCGCGGAGTGAAAGGCTTGATCTGCGAGACGTCATCGGTTCCGCCGGACAAAGGACTTATAATCCGCGGCATTCCGATCGCCGACCTCAAAGATAAACTTTCCGAAGAGATCTTCTATTTACTCGTGACCGGCGAACTGCCGGATAAAGAAGCGACCGAAAACTTAAAGGCCGACCTGAAAAAACGGGCTGATGTCCCGGATTACGTGTGGAAGATGCTGGAAGTCCTGCCCAAGGATTCGCATCCCATGGCGATGTTCGCCCTGGCGGTCCTGGCGTTGGAGAAGGAATCGGTCTACCGGAAGAAATATACCGAAGGCATGAGAAAAGAAGAATACTGGGAAGCAACCCTCGATGATTGCGTGAATTTGATGGCGAAACTGCCAGCGATCGCAGCGGGTATTTACCGCATGAGGTTCAACAAGGGAAAGCGCATCGCTTCGGATCCCAAGAAAGACTGGGCAGCTGATTACGCGCACATGCTTGGTATCAAGGACGCGAAAGGGGATTTTGCCAACCTGATGCGGCTGTACATGGTGCTCCATTCTGATCATGAGAGCGGCAATGTCAGCGCGCATACCTGCCACTGCGTGGCTTCTGCTTTGTCCGATGCCTACTATTCGATATCGGCCGGTCTGGATGGTCTTGCCGGTCCCCTTCACGGATTGGCTAACCAGGAGTGCCTGGCATGGGTGATCGAGGTCAAAGAGAAATTCGGTGGCGTTCCTTCGGATGAAGATCTAAGACAGTTCGCCTGGGATACGTTAAAGTCGGGACAGGTTATCCCCGGTTACGGCCACGCCGTGCTGAGGATCACGGATCCGCGGTATGACGCTTTCCATGCGTTTGGCGCGAAGGCATGTCCGGATGATCCTTTGTACCAGATCGTCGCGAAAGTATTCAAGATCGTTCCCAATGTTCTCCGGGAGCAGGGTAAAGCAAAAGATCCGTGGCCGAACGTTGATGCAGCTTCAGGATGCCTCTTGTATCACTTCGGACTGACCGAATTCGAATATTACACCGTGCTCTTCGGCGTTTCCCGGGCAATGGGCATGGCATCCCAGTTGATCGTAAGCCGTGCTATGGGCGAAGCGATCGAGAGACCGAAGTCCGTGACTACACCAGAAATGAAGAAATTGGTTGGAGCATCCTGA
- a CDS encoding 3-isopropylmalate dehydratase small subunit — translation MILVGRVWKFGDDISTDLICPGRYFHLRSNLPELAKHVLEDADPEFAGKMSKGDFVVAGNNFGLGSSREHAPTIIKIAGISAVLAKSFARIFYRNAINVGLPLIECDTDKIDKGDELEIDLGAGIIKDKTKNIELKAHPLPKAMINILNDGGLLAHIEKHGDFKLD, via the coding sequence ATGATCTTAGTGGGCAGAGTCTGGAAATTTGGTGACGACATATCCACCGACCTGATTTGCCCGGGCCGTTATTTCCATCTACGGTCCAACCTTCCAGAACTGGCAAAACACGTACTTGAGGATGCCGATCCCGAGTTTGCGGGCAAGATGTCGAAGGGTGATTTTGTTGTGGCCGGCAATAACTTCGGACTGGGAAGTTCACGCGAGCACGCGCCGACCATTATCAAGATCGCCGGTATCTCGGCGGTATTGGCGAAGTCATTCGCGCGCATCTTTTACCGCAATGCGATAAACGTCGGGCTGCCGCTGATCGAGTGCGACACGGACAAGATCGACAAGGGCGATGAACTGGAGATCGATCTCGGTGCCGGTATCATTAAGGATAAAACCAAGAATATTGAACTGAAGGCTCATCCCTTGCCCAAGGCCATGATCAATATCCTCAACGACGGCGGGCTTTTAGCTCATATTGAGAAACATGGTGATTTCAAGCTGGATTAA
- a CDS encoding isocitrate/isopropylmalate family dehydrogenase: MKKRKIKKGKRSKTFKKVKKVKKVKKVKKVKKVKRIKKTKKSVRTKKTVQTKQTSPITRATNHFAGILETQIKRVEAIKKTQDWIDYAKIKPIIIGFLGGDGIGPFITNEAQRVLGELLKNELASKKVEFRIIEGLTIEKRVEEMRPIPKDVLAEIRKCHVTIKGPTTTPKKGDPWPNIESANVALRKELDLFANVRPVRVPKQGIDWIFFRENTEDLYALGPYGIEVTPDLAIDFKMISKPGSERIVRLAFEHARKNNRKRVTAVTKANIVKTTDGLFLKTFYDIAKEYPEINSDDWFIDIMTAKLVDVKRRTEFQVMVLPNLYGDILTDEAAEFQGGVGTAGSANIGKQYAMFEAIHGSAPRMVKENRAQYADPCSVIKAGAMMLNHIGYVDLGKKLEMALDVCGQYEKKLVMTGRSNGATYKQFGDYILETIADPNLEKRWNDYQKQG; encoded by the coding sequence ATGAAAAAAAGAAAGATCAAAAAAGGAAAGAGATCTAAGACCTTTAAGAAAGTCAAGAAAGTCAAAAAGGTCAAAAAAGTCAAAAAGGTTAAAAAGGTCAAAAGAATCAAAAAAACCAAAAAATCTGTGAGAACTAAAAAGACCGTACAAACCAAACAGACGAGTCCTATCACGCGCGCGACCAATCATTTTGCGGGGATTCTTGAAACGCAGATTAAAAGGGTTGAGGCTATAAAGAAAACCCAGGATTGGATCGATTATGCCAAGATCAAGCCGATCATCATCGGTTTTCTGGGCGGTGACGGCATTGGACCGTTCATCACCAACGAGGCTCAGCGGGTGCTCGGAGAGCTGCTTAAAAACGAGCTGGCGAGCAAAAAAGTCGAGTTCCGGATTATTGAGGGGCTGACTATTGAAAAGCGCGTTGAAGAAATGCGGCCGATTCCAAAGGACGTGCTGGCGGAGATAAGGAAATGTCATGTAACGATCAAGGGACCGACCACGACGCCCAAGAAAGGCGATCCCTGGCCCAATATCGAGAGCGCAAATGTCGCGTTACGTAAGGAACTTGACCTGTTCGCGAATGTTCGTCCGGTCCGTGTGCCCAAGCAGGGGATAGACTGGATCTTCTTCCGGGAGAACACCGAGGATTTGTATGCTCTTGGTCCTTATGGTATCGAAGTCACGCCGGATCTGGCGATCGACTTCAAGATGATCTCCAAGCCCGGCAGCGAACGGATCGTACGGTTGGCGTTCGAGCACGCCAGGAAAAACAACAGGAAACGCGTGACTGCCGTAACCAAGGCGAATATCGTAAAGACCACGGACGGATTGTTCCTCAAGACATTCTATGACATTGCCAAAGAATATCCGGAGATCAATTCGGACGACTGGTTCATCGATATCATGACGGCAAAGCTGGTAGACGTAAAACGCCGGACCGAATTTCAGGTCATGGTTCTGCCGAACCTGTACGGTGACATTCTCACCGATGAAGCGGCGGAATTCCAGGGCGGTGTGGGAACCGCGGGCAGCGCGAATATCGGCAAACAATATGCGATGTTCGAAGCGATCCACGGCAGCGCGCCGCGAATGGTCAAGGAAAACAGGGCTCAGTACGCCGACCCGTGCAGCGTTATCAAGGCGGGAGCCATGATGCTGAACCACATCGGTTATGTCGATCTTGGCAAGAAGCTCGAGATGGCGCTGGATGTCTGCGGGCAGTACGAGAAAAAGCTCGTTATGACCGGCCGATCCAACGGCGCGACGTATAAGCAATTCGGCGATTATATCCTGGAAACGATCGCCGATCCAAACCTCGAAAAGCGCTGGAACGACTACCAGAAGCAGGGATAA
- a CDS encoding ATP-binding protein codes for MIKRKLLREVRNHLDRKEISFIVGPRQAGKTTLMLQLKEELVKKGTPTLFLNLDIEHDKEFFSSQSKLMNKIELEIGKKRGFVFIDEIQRKENAGLFLKGIYDMNTPYKFIVSGSGSVELKERIHESLAGRKRIFELSTVSFEEFVDFKTDYKYSNRLANFFVVENARLFSLLEEYLNFGGYPRIVLENLMAEKRKLINEIYQSYIERDISYLLKIHKTEAFSNLVKLLAVQTGRLVNYTELSSTLGLSVKTIKDYLWYLEKTFIIRKVSPFFKNARKEITKSPVYYFYDLGLRNFALGIFGVLTEAGFVFQNFIHNLLREEISSSSSRICFWRSKDKAEVDFVVDSGIAIVPIEVKYKPMTAPEVTKALRSFIEKYKPETALIVNLKLEKTIGLNKTKIHFMPFYKIMTHPLFG; via the coding sequence ATGATCAAAAGAAAATTGCTACGAGAGGTCAGAAACCATCTTGACCGCAAAGAGATCAGCTTTATTGTTGGTCCGCGACAGGCTGGTAAAACAACCTTGATGCTGCAGCTCAAAGAGGAGTTAGTGAAAAAAGGCACACCGACTTTATTCCTTAACCTCGATATTGAGCACGACAAGGAATTTTTTTCATCTCAGTCAAAACTGATGAACAAGATTGAACTGGAAATCGGAAAAAAACGCGGGTTTGTCTTTATCGATGAGATACAGAGGAAAGAAAATGCCGGTCTGTTCCTTAAGGGAATTTACGATATGAACACACCATACAAGTTTATTGTTTCGGGTTCGGGGAGTGTCGAACTGAAGGAAAGGATCCATGAATCACTTGCCGGAAGAAAAAGAATATTCGAACTGTCCACCGTATCTTTTGAGGAATTTGTTGACTTTAAGACTGACTACAAATACAGCAACAGGCTTGCTAACTTTTTCGTAGTCGAAAACGCGCGGTTATTCAGCCTATTAGAAGAATACTTGAATTTCGGTGGTTATCCCCGGATTGTACTGGAAAACCTAATGGCAGAGAAGCGAAAGTTGATCAATGAAATTTATCAGAGCTACATTGAGCGGGACATCTCGTACCTCCTTAAAATACATAAAACTGAAGCATTCAGCAATCTGGTGAAGTTGCTGGCGGTTCAGACCGGCAGGCTGGTGAACTATACCGAGCTGTCTTCCACGCTGGGTCTCTCGGTTAAAACGATCAAGGATTATCTCTGGTATCTTGAAAAAACCTTCATTATCAGGAAAGTGTCTCCTTTTTTTAAAAACGCGCGCAAGGAAATAACAAAGTCTCCAGTGTATTATTTTTATGATCTGGGTTTAAGGAACTTTGCCCTGGGGATCTTTGGCGTGCTCACGGAAGCAGGCTTTGTTTTCCAGAATTTTATTCACAACTTGTTGAGGGAGGAGATCAGCAGCAGTTCATCAAGAATTTGTTTCTGGAGGAGTAAGGACAAGGCAGAGGTTGATTTTGTCGTGGATTCGGGCATAGCCATCGTGCCGATAGAAGTAAAATACAAGCCAATGACCGCACCCGAGGTAACCAAAGCCCTGAGGAGTTTCATTGAGAAATATAAACCCGAAACGGCTCTTATTGTTAACTTGAAGCTGGAAAAAACCATCGGCCTGAACAAAACAAAAATCCATTTTATGCCGTTCTACAAGATTATGACCCATCCTTTGTTCGGTTAG